From Chryseotalea sp. WA131a:
GGATAACGATGCAGATCCATTGGGGCTTTTTTACATTAACGACCCTGCTGGTAGGCTCAGTGGAAGCCCTCGCGGATTCAACGACTTGGCGCGAAGAGCTCTTGACCTACATGATTTGGCTAATTCCGGCTGTCGGATTAAAGTGCTTGATTTGGCCCGCAGGCTTAAATTCAAGCCGATAAGAATGACGCATTAAGGCAAACAACATATAGGCGCAGAATCCCGAAACGGATCAAATGAAAAAAGCAATTGTTTATGCGGCCACTTCGCAAACACACACTGTTACCGCCAATGCCCAAAGCAACGCAACAGAAACTTGTTAGACAAATTAAATTGACAACACATGAGAATCTCAGTATTTCTTGACGGAGCGAATTTCTTTTTTATGCAAAGAGATGCATTAAAATGGTTCGCTGACCCAAAAAAACTTTTGGACTATATTGGTAAAAAAGGAGAAATTGTTGATGCGTTTTATTACATAGGACAAGATGCACCACCCGAGGCGAAACAGCAGGCATTCCTAGACGCACTTCCCTCAATGGGCTATACGCTCGTTACAAAACAAATAAAGACAATCTATGACAGCAAAACTGGGACAACAAAAAGGAAAGCAAACTTAGACATTGAAATCGTTCTTGACATGTTCAATACACTAGAGCATTACGATCTAGCAGTATTAATCAGTGGTGACGGAGACTTTGAAAGAGCATTGAGTCTTTTGAGAGCAAGAGGCAAGCAATTTCTAGTTATTGCCACTGACAAGTTTGTAGCAAGGGAATTACTCAATGTTGCTGGACGACATTATATTGACCTTATCGACATAAAAGCAGAAATACAGAAATAGTTTACAGCATCGGACTGGAATGGATAATAATAGTGTTGGAGAAGTTGCCTCTGAGCTCATAAATCTACGGTAGACAATTTGAAAGGCGGATTATAGAAACTGAACAAAGCAGGCGGTTATTCTGAATACTCTTATGGATAGTCAAAATAAACATGATAAGCTTGACAATAAACTATATCATCGGTGAGATTGTTAGATTACCGTATTGAATTTTCCTTCGAATGCCCGTTAAAGCATCCGTAAGAGTGTGGTTGCTTTGAAAATCCCACATTGGCAATTATGACAAACTTTATCTATTTGAAATCAATTGCTCAATGCCACTGTGAACATTCTTAAACAGATTTGAAACCCATTAAAACAACGACAATGAAAACAGTATTGGCAATTTGGCACAAAGGCGACAACGGAAAAACAGAAACTTTGAGAGAGTTTGCAAATTTACTATTTGCAACTTACCCATCTCGCACACAAATCTTCCCAACGACTGCAATGGTCCCAACAACAGGCGACTTTAGACTTGTTGTTCAGATAAACGGCAAAATAATTGGTGTTGAAAGTCAAGGCGACCCAAATACAAACCTACAAAACCGACTGTTAGAATTAGCTGATAATTTCAAATGTGAGGTTATACTTTGCTCAACAAGAACGAGAGGAGACACAGTGGTAGCAGTTGATAGTTTACATCACACAAGAGGGTTTGACACTATTTGGACTTCGACTTACCAAGTAGCTGGACAATCACAACAAGTTATTGCCAACAATCTAAAAGCAAAACACATATTAGACTTACTTCAAACCCTTGGAATAATATAACGGACGAAAGCAGCTAGGCTACTACACACGTTTTTGCATTTGGACGGGTGTTGCGGAAATTTGCGGTTGGCTTCGTATTAGGTTCAGTACTGTTTAGATTTAGGGCTTGTTGTTTTCACAGGAGACTTACAACCATTAAATATTGCACATTAATCTACAGTGTCATCGCCAACAACAATCTAGGACTATGCAAGTTCGGCATAAGTGTTATAGGTTGCTTTAGCCGAATCTATTCCACTTAAAGTTCGTAGCTTTTTGTAGATATGTATGCAGCACACGATATATATTGGTAGATCTAAAAAAATGAACCCGCGTGTTGCTGGCTACTTGGCTGAATCTGAAGAGCGCAGTGATGTTTTAACTTCGTAGGCCAATACCAAATAACGTCTGTTGCCTTTAGTTGAGAATGAGTACTCACGAGCGCTGCTCCATCGCTTGCAGCCATAAGACGACATAGGAGTTTCTCCCACTGGTTACCAGCAATTTGAAATATAATCGCCAATTTCGTTTAGGCACGTTTGGGCTGGTCAGGACACGCTCCCTTATAGAAATTCAATATATATAAATACCCAAGAATTATGCACAACGAATTCGACTCCAAAAAGCACGTGTTAATGGCTGCGTTGGTGGTGACCATGACCCTCGCCCAGGGTTGCTATCATTATCGTGTATCTTCAGCTAAGTTTGATCCTTCTACCAATTATCAAAAAAAACGAGTGGATGCCTTGTTTTGGGGAGTTGGGCAGAAGAGAAACAATGCCATCGATGTAGTTACCACCAATTGCGATAAACTCAATATCAACAAAATTGACGAGGTAAAGGTAACCACGAATTACGGGTACGCACTCATTACGGTACTTACACTAGGTATCTGGTGCCCTATGCAAATTGAGTGGAAATGCGCGAAGCCCTGCGACAGAGAGGGCTCCATTCCTTAATTATTCACCCTTAAACAACATTGAGATGATCATTCACAAATCCGGCAATAAAAAATGGATCAATCGCCACGAGACTTTTGAGCAGCCCATCAACGATCTATACGATCTCGCCAACCGAAATACGGGAGATATACTTGCCGACTATAACGACACTACCGAGTCGATTCAAGAAATTATTCAGCAAGCAATTGATTCGGGTACTACCCTGCGCGTACTTGGTGGATAATGGTCGTGGACAAAAATCGCTGCTACCAATGGAATACTGCTCAACACAAAATCGTTGAATATCACTTTTAAGATCAGCCAGCAGAACCTCTCCCCTTCCTGCGCCAAATCCCCCGAAGATTTATATTTTTCCCAATGCGGAACATCCGTAAAGGAACTAAGCGATCGCTTAAGAAAAAGAAATCGATCGTTAAAAACATCAGGCGCCAGCAATGGACAAACTATTGTTGGAGCCATGTCGACTGGTACGCACGGTTCGGCTATTGATGTGGGGTCTATTCAAGATTGTGTAGTAGGTCTCCACATTATCGTAAGCCCGACCAGGCATGTGTGGCTTGAACGCAAGTCCAACCCTATCGTTTCTCAAACCTTTGTATCGAATATCAAGGCTACGCTCATTCAAGATGATTCTTTGTTCAACGCAGCGTTGGTTTGTTTCGGCAGCTTCGGATTCATTCATGGCGTGATGATAGAAACAGATCCACTGTTCCTATACCGATGCTATCGATTGAAGGTGGATAGCGGTGATGACTTATATGATTTAATGGAAACGTTGAATTTTGAACGTACGAGTGTTGCCCTACCCTTCGGCAATGAGCGCCCTTATCATTTTCAAACGCTCATCAACCAATATGACAAAAAAAATCAGGCGTACGTTACCGCCATGTATAAAAGGTCCTATACAAATACATATTCGCCACCTTCAACCACAGGCGGATTTGCGCCCGGAGATGACGCACCTTCTTTTATTGGCGCCATCATTCAAGCACTTCCTGTTCTAGTGCCTCCAATAGTCAATGCTCTAATCTCATCTGCCTATGCCCCTTACAATAGTGTATGGGGAACCCATGGGGAAATTTTTAGCAATACGGATACCCATGGAAAAGTATTGAGTTCCGCTACAGGCGTTCCACTAAATTGCGTAAACAAAGTACGTTTAATACTACTGGAACTAAACAAAACGAAGGGTCCATTTGCCGGAGTGATTGCTTTCAGATACGTAAAAGGAACACAGGCAACCCTTGGTTTTACCAAATTTCCAATCACGTGCATTGTCGAATTAGACGGTGTCTTCTCCAACGAGTCATTCCGTTTCTATGAACTCTTTTGGGCTGAGTTGTTTGCGCAGAATGTTCCATTTACGTTCCATTGGGGCAAACTTTTAAAACTCGACAATCTAAAAATCAGAAAGCTCTATACAGATGAAAACGTAAATGAGTGGCTTGTGGCGAGAAAGAAGGTAATGATTGACCCGTTAAGCATGCGGGTGTTTACAAATGACTTGATGGTAGAATGGGGGCTTGATATGATTAGCACAGAAAAACAAATTTCTTAGTTTGGCAAAGATAATGCATAGAATTTGAAAGTGATTGGCTGGAATAAATACAGCTTTTTCAAACTGGTTTGGCTAGGCCATACTTCTTAAAGATGGTGTGTAGCTCAATTTCAAGGAGGGGATGTTCAGGTGTGAATGAACTTGACCCAAGTATTTTGGTATCTCGAATGATGGAGGCATAGTGGACGAGATCAAGGGAATTATCACGCAGCTCCTTCAAATCGCGTTTGATGAATTCTAGTTTCACGGGGCTGATGGCTATGGTATTGAAATTCTCTTCCAGATAAGCCAACAGCATATCCT
This genomic window contains:
- a CDS encoding NYN domain-containing protein, which translates into the protein MRISVFLDGANFFFMQRDALKWFADPKKLLDYIGKKGEIVDAFYYIGQDAPPEAKQQAFLDALPSMGYTLVTKQIKTIYDSKTGTTKRKANLDIEIVLDMFNTLEHYDLAVLISGDGDFERALSLLRARGKQFLVIATDKFVARELLNVAGRHYIDLIDIKAEIQK